A part of Bdellovibrionales bacterium genomic DNA contains:
- a CDS encoding helix-turn-helix domain-containing protein, with translation MAVRSSQVTGNLKKILRDLGQQLRNRRKELGVSAIATAEAAGMSRITLYRIEQGEASVAMGAYLNVISALGLNFELKDQQVQRDKRDLVGDKIPSNIRIADYKQLKQLAWQLKDTKEISPKEALDLYERNWRHVDLKAMDSREKKLLDTLLSAFRRRRLLV, from the coding sequence ATGGCTGTTCGTTCCTCTCAAGTCACTGGAAACCTTAAAAAGATCCTCCGGGATCTTGGCCAACAGCTACGGAATCGTCGAAAAGAGCTGGGGGTCAGCGCGATCGCTACGGCCGAGGCGGCAGGAATGTCGCGTATCACTCTTTACCGCATTGAGCAAGGCGAAGCCTCTGTAGCAATGGGGGCCTACCTCAACGTGATCTCCGCCCTGGGGCTCAACTTCGAATTGAAGGATCAACAAGTCCAAAGGGACAAACGTGATTTGGTCGGCGATAAGATCCCCAGTAACATCCGTATTGCTGATTATAAACAGCTGAAGCAACTGGCTTGGCAGCTCAAAGACACAAAAGAAATCAGCCCCAAAGAAGCGCTCGACCTCTACGAGCGGAACTGGCGACACGTCGACCTCAAAGCGATGGATTCGCGCGAAAAGAAATTGCTCGATACGCTGCTGTCGGCGTTCAGACGGAGGCGGCTGCTTGTTTGA
- a CDS encoding DUF1552 domain-containing protein, with product MSKERKLSRKEFMLWMLKSAGYAYCLPHVLDLSKALAAGASHQYFIGVMAHTLALNKTVKDTSDLHGGFFKGYGNWTFNGYGSLSGLESIKANIFVPRGLTYRMEAGTEAVGHFQAQGGFLTGFPSRGASDYDLLVGDNNTTAAPAGTKSIDWLIAESLGQTPLAVGYNHRAGFNGAEAPHFFNAISWRDPRNAQYPTFDSGALLKQLTARARCETFNADPNVIEAQIKQANEKIILMDRVKDRYSQHFKLNRRYSGAYDRYIEDFKSEISKLKKDLEGLQSGLNYQNSKPALCDWSGPTVTTANPSTSDRAVYEKKVQGLNTLLALSFKAGLTNSATMSLCLEINHHNQHYITSQDVGRDGQTLQDIVNHGNGLRDYMDSVTKNIVHLVNELKKYGIFEKTLIMVGGEQNDGNTHTASEAPVFVIDGSNSSWNGRDIGALAGGQTAPEERPYSALLVDVLNKFGISRSSFGSPKNVKGVGRGGIF from the coding sequence ATGAGCAAAGAGAGAAAATTATCTCGCAAAGAGTTTATGTTGTGGATGTTAAAAAGTGCGGGGTATGCTTATTGTTTGCCCCATGTCCTCGATTTATCGAAAGCTCTTGCTGCAGGCGCATCTCACCAATATTTTATTGGAGTGATGGCTCATACGTTGGCACTCAATAAAACTGTAAAAGATACCAGTGATTTGCATGGAGGTTTTTTCAAGGGGTATGGAAATTGGACCTTCAATGGCTACGGAAGCCTGAGCGGACTTGAATCAATTAAAGCCAACATTTTTGTGCCAAGAGGTCTTACTTATAGGATGGAGGCTGGCACTGAGGCGGTCGGACATTTTCAGGCTCAGGGAGGCTTTTTGACAGGATTTCCGTCACGAGGAGCCTCTGATTACGATCTTCTTGTCGGTGACAACAATACCACTGCGGCCCCTGCCGGCACAAAGTCCATTGATTGGCTGATTGCAGAAAGCCTCGGACAGACCCCCTTAGCCGTCGGGTACAATCACAGGGCAGGATTCAATGGGGCTGAAGCACCTCATTTTTTTAATGCAATTTCTTGGAGAGATCCAAGAAATGCTCAATATCCAACTTTTGATTCCGGGGCCCTCCTTAAACAATTAACGGCTCGTGCGCGATGCGAAACTTTTAATGCGGACCCTAATGTCATTGAAGCACAAATAAAACAGGCCAATGAAAAAATCATTCTCATGGATCGTGTTAAGGACCGATACTCTCAGCATTTTAAGCTTAACAGGAGATATTCCGGCGCTTATGATCGGTATATTGAGGATTTCAAGTCCGAAATATCTAAATTGAAGAAGGATCTTGAAGGTTTGCAAAGCGGTTTGAACTACCAAAATAGCAAGCCAGCACTCTGTGATTGGTCAGGTCCCACAGTGACTACGGCGAACCCCTCTACGAGTGATCGAGCAGTTTATGAAAAAAAGGTTCAAGGATTGAATACCTTGTTAGCCTTATCATTTAAAGCTGGATTGACTAACTCAGCAACTATGTCCCTCTGTCTAGAAATAAATCATCACAATCAACACTATATTACGAGCCAAGACGTTGGGCGAGATGGGCAAACTCTTCAAGATATTGTCAATCATGGAAATGGCCTAAGAGACTATATGGATTCCGTAACAAAGAATATCGTGCACTTGGTAAATGAACTAAAAAAATATGGTATCTTCGAAAAGACCTTGATCATGGTTGGCGGCGAGCAGAACGATGGGAACACGCACACGGCCTCAGAGGCGCCAGTTTTTGTTATTGATGGAAGCAATAGTTCTTGGAATGGGAGGGACATTGGTGCCCTTGCGGGAGGACAAACTGCGCCTGAAGAGAGACCCTATTCTGCTCTGCTAGTTGATGTTCTGAATAAGTTCGGAATATCTAGGTCAAGCTTCGGATCACCAAAAAACGTTAAGGGAGTTGGCAGAGGTGGAATTTTTTGA
- a CDS encoding DUF1588 domain-containing protein: MKQAYGFLNFPILISAGFAITLFFVNCDSFKALKSKESASLSRFNFDGCADESKESTNKVYILGASEYLNIAEDLFPNVSHGDLVNLTKSLPVVPDLFDGNLELKDYKDFILDRTSLVEYFARKLTEQASSICTELDKSCRTNIVNLQISNVFRRFVSSGEMSELVEKNMDLSFENFARLIFYSPDFHFKIYSNELTSYEFVSKISMALFGTFPPADLVNQRDEVFSNRQALRAELLKIFNQPKNARRFSKRFWEKWLSNDGLRNMEIPSSESFDKEAVMNDFYSKVEEAIVSEKSLKDLFYSASSSDGEIPASLLTHPSFAMSSSRVVNGKVKSHYVHRGINITNKLLCMKLPPLEPATLEQLEEAKAASANQNFADAIAQHRSNPNCRSCHSIIDPVGVTLEHLSPFGKFRHEFSDGSSILSKGVFLNKPYSDLGSLVEVISESGELRSCFVSQLKGLGDGPDNRILGPCDAKEIFSQNRERPIIDVLTEMFSSRRFTKSSLTAEQVKMKLIEVFVGDLYRYGLGREPDSGGFEGWFQVYLKTGMLPVIKGILLSGEMNKLGLNQEQFVGRSFRSLTGRTPNSVELAESVRKLVEVGKDKDKYLENLLNSEDVSKRFKILKQESI; encoded by the coding sequence ATGAAGCAAGCATACGGATTTTTGAATTTTCCGATACTGATCTCGGCGGGTTTTGCGATCACCCTTTTTTTTGTGAACTGCGATTCCTTTAAGGCGCTTAAAAGCAAGGAAAGTGCTTCCTTATCACGATTCAATTTTGATGGCTGTGCTGACGAAAGCAAAGAAAGTACAAATAAAGTCTATATATTAGGTGCTTCTGAGTATTTGAACATTGCTGAAGACCTGTTTCCGAATGTGAGCCATGGTGATCTGGTGAATCTGACGAAATCACTGCCGGTAGTACCAGATCTATTCGATGGAAATCTTGAGTTAAAAGACTATAAAGATTTTATTTTGGATCGAACTTCTCTCGTTGAGTATTTTGCGAGAAAATTAACAGAACAAGCCAGTTCCATTTGTACAGAATTGGATAAGAGCTGTCGCACGAATATTGTCAATTTACAAATTTCAAATGTATTCAGACGTTTTGTGTCTTCGGGAGAAATGAGTGAGCTCGTCGAAAAAAATATGGATCTTTCGTTTGAAAATTTCGCAAGGCTTATTTTCTATTCGCCAGATTTTCATTTTAAGATCTACTCTAATGAATTGACGTCCTACGAATTTGTTTCAAAAATATCAATGGCTTTATTTGGAACCTTTCCGCCAGCGGATCTTGTCAATCAGAGGGATGAGGTCTTCAGTAATCGTCAAGCTTTACGAGCAGAGTTATTGAAAATATTTAATCAGCCGAAGAATGCACGTCGATTTTCCAAGCGGTTTTGGGAGAAATGGCTATCGAATGACGGGTTGAGAAATATGGAAATTCCAAGTTCTGAGTCATTCGATAAAGAAGCTGTAATGAATGACTTTTATAGCAAGGTTGAAGAGGCCATTGTTTCTGAAAAGAGTTTAAAGGATCTGTTCTATTCAGCCTCCTCTTCTGATGGAGAAATTCCTGCGAGCCTTCTCACGCATCCGAGTTTTGCGATGTCCTCTTCAAGAGTGGTAAATGGAAAAGTGAAATCTCATTATGTTCATCGAGGCATCAATATTACAAATAAATTGCTTTGCATGAAACTGCCTCCTTTGGAGCCTGCGACCCTTGAACAACTGGAAGAAGCAAAAGCGGCTTCGGCGAATCAGAATTTTGCTGACGCGATTGCGCAGCATCGATCAAATCCAAATTGTAGGTCTTGTCACTCGATCATTGATCCTGTTGGAGTTACTTTAGAGCATTTAAGTCCATTTGGAAAATTTCGTCATGAATTTAGCGATGGCAGTTCCATTTTAAGTAAAGGTGTGTTTCTGAATAAGCCATATAGTGATTTGGGATCACTTGTTGAGGTTATTTCAGAGTCAGGTGAGCTAAGAAGTTGCTTTGTCAGTCAACTCAAGGGTTTGGGAGATGGGCCAGACAATCGGATTCTGGGACCCTGTGATGCGAAAGAAATATTTTCTCAAAATCGAGAGCGTCCAATTATCGATGTTTTAACTGAAATGTTCTCCTCTCGGCGCTTTACGAAAAGTTCCTTGACGGCCGAACAGGTGAAAATGAAATTGATTGAGGTTTTCGTTGGAGATCTTTATCGCTATGGGTTGGGAAGAGAGCCTGATTCTGGGGGATTTGAGGGTTGGTTTCAGGTTTACCTTAAAACCGGAATGTTACCTGTGATCAAGGGTATTCTTCTCAGCGGTGAGATGAATAAATTAGGCCTGAACCAAGAGCAATTTGTGGGACGGTCCTTTCGATCATTGACTGGTCGCACTCCAAATTCAGTTGAGCTTGCGGAGAGCGTTCGTAAGTTAGTTGAAGTTGGCAAGGACAAGGACAAGTATTTAGAGAATTTGTTAAATTCAGAAGATGTGAGCAAGAGATTTAAAATACTGAAGCAGGAATCAATATGA
- the htpX gene encoding protease HtpX, giving the protein MAWFKRIALFMAVNALVIFTISIVLNVLGVKPYLTANGLNYESLLAFCLIWGMGGAFISLALSRIMAKWMMGVKVIPPDTRDSDLRDLVQMVHELSRAASLPVMPEVGVYDSPEVNAFATGPSKSRSLVAVSTGLLQRMKRNEVKGVLGHEVAHIANGDMVTMTLIQGIVNAFVMFLARVIAYALTMARGQDSDERQGGTPMSYYLVQFALEMVFMVLGSMVVAWFSRYREYRADSGGARLAGRGNMIQALEGLKRTFDDVDPNTRPAIQALKISSRPGGVMRFFSTHPPLEERIERLQRSSVAG; this is encoded by the coding sequence ATGGCCTGGTTTAAACGAATTGCTCTTTTTATGGCAGTGAATGCCCTCGTGATCTTCACGATCTCAATTGTTCTGAACGTACTTGGCGTAAAACCCTATCTCACAGCCAACGGACTTAATTATGAATCCCTCCTGGCATTCTGCCTAATTTGGGGTATGGGAGGAGCTTTTATCTCACTCGCACTTTCTAGAATCATGGCCAAGTGGATGATGGGAGTTAAGGTCATTCCACCTGACACTCGAGATTCTGATCTTCGAGATTTGGTCCAAATGGTCCATGAACTTTCTAGAGCAGCCAGCCTCCCTGTCATGCCAGAAGTTGGTGTTTATGACTCTCCCGAAGTCAATGCCTTTGCAACTGGCCCGAGCAAATCCCGCTCATTGGTTGCAGTCTCAACTGGCCTTCTTCAACGCATGAAAAGAAATGAAGTCAAAGGAGTCCTTGGCCATGAGGTGGCTCACATCGCCAACGGAGACATGGTCACCATGACCCTCATCCAAGGTATTGTGAATGCTTTTGTGATGTTCTTGGCTCGCGTGATTGCTTACGCGCTCACAATGGCACGCGGACAAGACAGCGATGAACGGCAAGGCGGGACTCCCATGTCCTATTATCTTGTCCAGTTTGCACTCGAAATGGTTTTTATGGTTCTTGGCTCTATGGTTGTGGCTTGGTTTTCTAGATACAGAGAGTACCGTGCCGATTCAGGCGGAGCTCGATTGGCCGGACGCGGAAATATGATTCAAGCGCTTGAAGGTCTTAAACGCACTTTTGATGACGTCGACCCGAACACCCGCCCTGCAATCCAGGCGCTCAAGATTTCGAGTCGACCGGGTGGAGTCATGCGTTTCTTTTCAACTCACCCTCCGCTCGAGGAAAGAATCGAAAGACTTCAGCGTTCCAGTGTCGCCGGATAG
- a CDS encoding NAD(P)/FAD-dependent oxidoreductase, with product MAEARSGEETHFDVIVVGSGMGGLTCASLLTQFYNKKVLILESHSKIGGYIYSFSRSVRDRRVSWDVGLHYVGQMGEKSSLRKVMNQVTGGKVHWKRLSDPHQWFIYPGLKIAVPSSSHQFKSKLIELFPSEADKIGTYFVDVRRATKWANFFHMARRLPRALQLFLRYLLFWGYRLAFQKTSEYFGKRNFSKELSAVLDSQWGDYGLPSGQSPFFINALVFTHYLNGAYYPVGTSQAIPQAVASIVKEGGGDVRVRHEVKDLLLDGDRVIGVKALNLFTNELIEARASVVISNIGLINTYQKLIPELYASSTLDRISKLPEPCSGVCLFLTLKEPPGKLGFQDQIIWLFDSYEHDKTWSSRTDILNRSPSMAFLSFSANADLDGKVPTAQILTFADSSLFKEWERLPLKNRGAEYESIKNQISLRLIEFVERSLPGFKSLVDFYELGTPLTFESYSKHPQGAIYGIPLSVNRFENPWISVKTPLKGLYLTGADIAGPGIAGAMMGGVLTLSEIVGLSVFGKVFRT from the coding sequence ATGGCGGAAGCAAGGTCCGGCGAGGAAACTCATTTTGACGTCATTGTTGTTGGCTCAGGCATGGGAGGGCTGACCTGCGCAAGTCTCCTAACTCAGTTTTATAACAAGAAAGTATTGATCTTGGAGAGCCATTCTAAGATTGGAGGCTATATTTATTCATTTTCGAGATCCGTTCGTGACAGGCGCGTTTCTTGGGATGTTGGGCTTCATTATGTCGGACAAATGGGAGAGAAGAGCTCTCTGCGAAAAGTAATGAACCAAGTGACTGGTGGCAAAGTTCATTGGAAAAGACTTTCGGATCCCCACCAATGGTTTATTTATCCTGGCTTGAAGATAGCGGTTCCCTCATCGTCTCACCAATTTAAATCTAAACTGATAGAATTATTCCCTTCTGAAGCCGATAAAATAGGCACCTACTTTGTGGATGTTCGCCGCGCAACGAAATGGGCCAACTTTTTTCATATGGCCAGACGGCTTCCTCGTGCTCTTCAGTTGTTTTTAAGATACCTGCTTTTTTGGGGTTATCGTTTGGCGTTTCAAAAGACCTCAGAATATTTTGGCAAGCGAAATTTTTCGAAGGAATTGAGCGCCGTTCTTGATTCTCAATGGGGTGATTATGGTCTGCCTTCGGGTCAAAGCCCATTTTTTATAAATGCTCTTGTTTTTACTCACTATCTGAACGGAGCTTATTACCCTGTTGGCACTTCCCAGGCGATTCCTCAGGCTGTAGCGAGCATCGTAAAGGAAGGAGGTGGAGACGTTCGTGTTCGCCACGAAGTCAAAGACCTTTTGCTTGATGGTGATCGAGTGATAGGTGTTAAAGCCCTGAATCTTTTTACAAATGAGCTAATCGAGGCCCGAGCCTCAGTTGTGATCTCTAACATTGGATTGATAAATACATATCAAAAGTTAATTCCAGAACTTTACGCGAGTTCTACTCTCGATAGGATTTCAAAGTTACCTGAGCCCTGTTCAGGTGTTTGTCTTTTTCTGACGCTCAAAGAACCGCCAGGTAAATTGGGATTTCAGGATCAAATCATCTGGCTATTCGATTCTTATGAACACGACAAGACTTGGTCCTCACGGACAGACATTTTGAATCGTTCACCCTCAATGGCATTTCTTTCCTTTTCAGCAAATGCTGATTTAGACGGAAAGGTCCCAACGGCACAAATTTTAACTTTTGCGGATTCATCTTTATTTAAGGAATGGGAGCGTCTCCCACTCAAAAATCGTGGTGCTGAATATGAAAGTATAAAAAATCAAATTTCGCTTCGACTGATTGAATTTGTCGAGAGAAGTCTTCCTGGATTCAAGTCTTTAGTGGATTTTTACGAATTGGGGACCCCACTCACTTTTGAGTCTTATAGCAAGCACCCTCAAGGCGCGATCTACGGTATTCCCCTTTCTGTTAATAGGTTCGAGAACCCTTGGATTTCAGTTAAGACGCCATTAAAGGGACTGTATCTCACCGGAGCTGACATTGCGGGTCCAGGAATTGCGGGAGCTATGATGGGAGGTGTTTTGACTCTCTCTGAGATAGTCGGCCTCTCCGTATTTGGAAAGGTGTTCCGGACGTAA
- a CDS encoding nucleotidyl transferase AbiEii/AbiGii toxin family protein, with protein MFEREHHVRIASILQALDADLLSQNACLFGGGTAIVLSHGEYRESIDIDFLVSDRSGYQTLRQLLTGHGIKAITRAGMELTSTREIRADQYGIRTMLRVSEVEIKFEIVLEGRIQLEKPLSNDRICGVALLAPLDMAASKLLANSDRWSDDAVFSRDLIDLAMLCMARPSLSLAIEKAAGAYGESIEHDLKKAIQSLGERKGRLEECMTALKLNRIPKALLWKRIRDLRSSIKK; from the coding sequence TTGTTTGAACGGGAGCACCACGTTCGCATTGCAAGCATTCTCCAGGCACTCGATGCGGACCTGCTGAGTCAAAATGCTTGTTTGTTTGGAGGCGGAACTGCAATTGTTTTATCTCACGGTGAATATCGCGAATCGATTGACATTGATTTTTTGGTATCGGATCGCTCCGGATACCAAACCTTACGGCAATTGCTCACCGGGCATGGAATAAAAGCAATCACACGCGCAGGAATGGAGCTGACTTCCACCCGAGAAATTCGGGCGGATCAATACGGCATTCGCACCATGCTTCGCGTGTCGGAAGTGGAAATTAAATTTGAGATCGTTCTCGAAGGGCGCATTCAATTAGAGAAGCCTCTTTCAAACGATCGCATTTGTGGGGTTGCTCTATTAGCTCCCCTTGACATGGCCGCGAGCAAACTTCTTGCGAATTCCGATCGATGGTCTGACGACGCTGTGTTCAGTCGCGATCTGATTGACCTAGCAATGCTATGCATGGCACGCCCGTCGCTGAGCCTCGCCATCGAAAAAGCCGCCGGCGCTTATGGTGAAAGTATCGAGCACGATCTCAAGAAGGCTATTCAGTCTCTTGGCGAACGGAAAGGGCGCCTCGAAGAATGTATGACCGCGCTCAAATTGAACCGAATTCCGAAAGCCCTTCTCTGGAAACGTATCAGGGACCTCAGAAGCAGTATCAAAAAATAA